A region of Corynebacterium glucuronolyticum DSM 44120 DNA encodes the following proteins:
- a CDS encoding heavy metal-responsive transcriptional regulator, whose protein sequence is MLIGELAQTSGTTTKTLRFYEDVGLLPTPHRSANGYRYYDNPTDTFARIDFIRRGQTAGLTLAQIRQVLEIRDHGTPLCRHVVDLLDERLAGLDQQLADLHNLRDTVSELRYRAEGISPDSCDPTAICQYL, encoded by the coding sequence ATGCTCATCGGGGAACTGGCACAGACCAGCGGCACCACGACCAAAACTCTGCGCTTCTACGAGGACGTTGGCCTACTCCCGACACCCCACCGCAGCGCCAACGGCTACCGGTATTACGACAACCCCACCGACACGTTCGCCCGGATCGACTTCATCCGCCGCGGCCAGACCGCCGGCCTGACCTTGGCCCAGATCCGCCAGGTCCTGGAGATCCGCGACCACGGCACCCCGCTCTGTCGGCATGTGGTCGACCTGCTTGATGAGCGCTTGGCGGGCCTGGACCAACAACTCGCCGATCTGCACAACCTGCGCGATACCGTGAGTGAACTGCGCTACCGGGCGGAGGGGATCAGCCCGGACAGTTGTGACCCCACCGCCATCTGTCAGTACCTCTAA